The genomic segment AGTCTAAGTTTAACGGAATGGTAAGTGAAATCAATATTAATGGCGAAAAAATGCTTCTAGTTAAGCCGCTAACTTTTATGAATGCTTCTGGAGTGTGTATTCGGCCGCTAATGGATTATTATAATATTCCGATTGAAGATGTACTTATTGTTTATGATGATCTTGATTTACCAGTGGGAAAAATCCGCCTACGCCAAAAAGGTAGTGCAGGCGGTCATAACGGAATGAAATCAATTATCCAACACGTAAAAACACAGGAATTTAACCGTATTCGCGTGGGGGTAAATCGTCCAAGTCACGGGGAAGTTATCAACTATGTTTTAGGTGATTTTCCAAAAGCAGAACAACCCGACATCATCGAAGCAATTCAAAAAAGTGCAGATGCAATAGAAGACTTTGCGCGCACACCATTTATAGAAATAATGAACAAATATAACTAAAAAAATAGATTGAAACTAGGCGTGGCAATACTTTTGTCACGTGTTTCAGTCTTTCTTCGGGCAAGTGATTTACTTTTGCATTGCATAGAATGAATTTTCTGATAAAAAGGAGCTGTTTTCCCTTGAAAGGATTACAACAATTAATATATGAACAAAAAGATATTCGAGCGGTCTTAAATTCGCTTGACGAAAAAGAAAAAGCGCAACTTGTCACCGGTCTTACAGGTTCCTCACGGGCATTATTTGCAAGTGTAGTGGAAGGAGCGTCAAAACGACCAGTTGTATTCGTGACCCATAATTTATATCATGCGCAAAAATTATATGATGACTTACTATCATTAATGGAAGCTGACCGCCTGTTTTTATATCCCGCAGATGAATTAATATCTTCTGAGTTAAGCATTTCTAGTCCAGAGCTTCGTGGGCAACGTGTAGAAGCGTTAGATTTTCTGATTTCAGGAAAACCAGGCATCGTCATTGTTCCAGTTGCAGGGCTTAGGAAAATGTTGCCACCAGTATCGTTATGGAAACACTTTAATATATCGATTGTAGAAGGCGAAGAAATTGACCCAGAAGTTTTACGGCAACAATTAGTAACGATGGGATATACAATGAGTGGAATGGTCAATACCCCTGGTGAATTCAGTGTTCGTGGTGGGATTATTGATATTTATCCAATTACAGAAGAATTTCCAATAAGAATAGAACTTTTTGATACCGAAGTAGATTCTCTTCGCTTCTTTGATGTGGAAACACAACGCTCCACCTCGCGTGTAGAAGAATTCCGTTTACTTCCAGCGACAGAAATCATTTTAGATCAAAGCTACTATCCAGACATCGTCAATCGCCTTGAGAAAAAAATGATGCTTACTTTGAATGAACTAAAAGAAAAAGAAGACAAACAAGCGCTTGTTGAAAATTTAGAAGAAGAACTAGAAATGCTACGTTCGGGTGTTAAACCAGATATGTTTTTCAAATACATCGGCTTAGCTTATCCTGACCCCGCATCATTATTCGATTATTTTCCGAAAAACACGGCCATTTTACTGGATGAATTTGCCCGGATTTTAGAGACCGAAGAAAGTTTAGAAAAAGAAGAAGCGGAGTGGCAGACTGAGACGCTTAGTCGAATGGAAACAGTTCGCGATGTGCAAGTAAGCCATTCTTTCAAAAAATCACTTGAAAAAAATCACTCGCCAAAAATATACCTGACCCTTTTCCAAAAACAAATGGCAAGCATGCGTGTTTCAAAAACAACCAACATTGTTTATAAACAGATGCAACAATTCCATGGCCAAATGAACGTATTAAAAACAGAACTAGAGAGCTGGCATAAAAATAATTATGCGGTAGTTATTCTAGCACCGAATTTAGAACGCGCTGAAAAAATGCAACAAACATTAGCTGACTATGACATGGAAAGCACCATTTTGAAAAAAGAATCCGACGTTCCTAAATACGGAATGGTGCAATTTGTTGTTGGGACATTCCAAAACGGATTCGAACTACCACTTGCCAAAGTAGCGATTATTAGCGAATCAGAACTTTTCAATAAAAAAGCGAAAAAAGTAAAAAAACGCCAAAAACTATCTAATGCTGAGCGAATTCAAAGCTATTCCGAATTAAAAGTGGGCGATTATGTCGTGCATATAAACCACGGGATTGCTCGTTATGTAGGCATGGAAACCTTAGATATCAATGGAGTACATAAAGATTATTTACTGCTCGTGTATCAAGGTGAAGACAAACTATTTATCCCAGTCGACCAACTTGACTTAGTACAAAAATATGTTGGTGCAGAAGGTAAGTCTCCAAGACTAAACAAACTTGGCGGTGCAGAATGGAAGCGCGTGAAGAAAAAAGTGCAAGCGTCTGTCCAAGATATCGCCGACGATTTAATCAAACTTTATGCTGAACGAGAAGCTGAAAAAGGCTATGCATTCAGTCCGGATGAAGAAATGCAGCGCGAATTTGAAGATGCTTTCCCTTACCAAGAAACCGATGATCAATTGCGCTCCATCGCAGAAATTAAGAAAGATATGGAACGACCACGTCCAATGGATCGTTTATTAGTTGGCGATGTAGGTTACGGAAAAACAGAAGTTGCGCTCCGGGCCGCATTCAAAGCAATCATGGACGGAAAACAAGTGGCTTTCCTAGTTCCAACAACAATCTTGGCGCAACAACATTTTGAAACGATGAAAGAACGATTCCAAGGCTTCCCAATCGAAATTGGTCTTTTAAGCCGTTTTCGCACAAAAAAACAACAAACTGAGACTTTAAAAGGAATGAAAAGTGGTACAGTCGATATCGTCGTCGGGACACATCGTTTACTATCCAAAGATGTGGAATACCATGACTTGGGACTGCTTATAGTGGATGAAGAACAACGATTTGGCGTAACGCACAAAGAAAAAATCAAGCAAATGCGTTCGAAAATAGATGTATTAACGCTAACTGCAACGCCCATTCCAAGAACGCTTCATATGTCGATGCTGGGCGTTCGTGACTTATCCGTCATTGAAACACCACCAGCTAACCGTTTTCCAGTCCAAACATACGTCGCAGAACAAAACAATGTTCTTGTTAGAGAAGCAATCGAACGAGAATTAGCACGGGATGGCCAAGTTTACTACCTTTACAACCGGGTTGAAACAATAACTCAAAAAGCCGATGAAATCTCTGCCATGGTTCCAGATGCACGTGTTGCCATTGCTCATGGCCAAATGGGTGAGTCTGAATTGGAATCAGTTATTTTAAGCTTCCTTGAAGGTGAGTTTGATGTGTTAGTCACAACTACCATCATCGAAACGGGTGTAGACATTCCGAACGTAAATACACTATTTGTTCAAGATGCCGACCGAATGGGACTCTCACAGCTGTATCAGTTGCGTGGACGAGTAGGACGTTGGAACCGAATTGCTTATGCTTACTTCATGTACCAAAAAGATAAAATCCTCCGTGAAGAGGCCGAGAAGCGCCTATCCGCAATCAAAGAATTTACTGAACTAGGATCTGGCTTCAAAATTGCTATGCGCGATCTATCCATTCGCGGCGCTGGAAATATTCTCGGAGCGCAACAACATGGCTTCATTGATTCAGTAGGCTTCGATTTGTATTCGCAAATGTTAAAAGAAGCAATCGAAGCGAAAAAACCAAAAGAAGAGCAAAAACAAATTGTCCCAGTCGAAATCGATATCCAGGCTGACGCATATATACCGGAGTATTACATTACAGATGGCCGTCAAAAAATCGAGATGTACAAACGTTTCCGTAACATAGAAGGATTAAATGACTTTGAGGAATTACAAAGCGATATGATTGATCGTTTCGGCGAATATCCAGAAGAAGTTGAGTATTTGTTTACGATGACGGAACTTAAAGTCCATGCTCTTGAAGTAGGCATTGAATCCGTTAAACAAGAACAAAATAAAATAACCATGCTATTCTCTGAAAGCGGGACGGCAAGTATTCGCGGCGATGTTGTGATGCAAATCATTGGTGAATTTGGCCGAATGGTAGGCGTAGGTATGGAACGTACCCAACTGAAAATTACCGTAAATGTGCAAAATAAACCACTAAAAGAATGGTTATATCAAGTTAAAAATTTGACTGAAAAACTCCGAGGTGCTCTAAAAGAAGAAGTAGCCTCTGATTGAACCTGATCAGTCAGTAAAAGAAAGGAGGTGGCGGGATGTCAGAACGTTCCATGAAGCGACTAATGAAAGGTGCGGCCTGGCTAACCGTTGCCTCGCTTATCTCTAAAATATTAAGTGCAGTTTACCGAGTTCCTTTTCAAAATATGGTTGGTGACGTTGGTTTTTATATTTTTCAACAAGTATACCCAATCTATGGAATCGCGATGACGCTAGCTTTAGGAGGTTTTCCAGTAGTTATCTCCAAAATGTTAGCCGAAGCAGAAGGCGATTTAAGAAGGCAACAAATTATTATGCGAGCTGTCTTTAGAATGCTACGAATTGTAAGCATAGCAATTTTCGTGTTTTTATTTCTTTTTGCAGACATAATAGCAATGATGATGGGAGACGCGGCTCTTTCTGAACTTATTCGAGTTATTAGTTTCGTGTTTTTGCTCATGCCGTATCTCGCTTTCATGCGTGGTTTTTTCCAAAGTACTGGAGAAATGATTCCAACCGCGATTTCGCAAACCATCGAGCAAATCATCCGTGTCGTCATCATACTTCTTGGTGCAGGGCTAGCGCTCAATATGGGACTTGACTTATACGATGCAGGAGCAATGGCCATGAGTGGAGCTATTTTTGGCGGAGTGTCAGGGATTTTCGTTTTACGCCATTTTTACAATAAGAGACTTGCATTAGGTCAAGGACTACAACCAGCCGTATTTGCCGAAAAACAAGAAAAAGTCGGCATTGGTCGTGATTTCTTACGACAAAGCATGGCAATATGTGTAGTCAGCTCCATGTTAATATTATTCCAGTTAGTCGACTCCTTCCAAGTTTACCGTTTAATGAGTGACTCTGGAATTCCTGATTTCATAGCTAAATCACTCAAAGGGATATATGACCGCGGACAACCAATTTTACAGCTAGGACTTGTACTTTCCACAGGTCTTGCGCTTGCACTAGTTCCAATGATCACTGCAGCTCGAGTTCAAGGACAACAAAAAGAGCTTAAACGTTCTATCTTGTTAGCAATAAAAATCACGCTAATTCTCTCAAGTGCAGAAACAGTTGGGCTTATTGTCATCATGCGCCCTTTAAACCAAATGCTTTTCCAAACCCCAGACGGAACATTTGTCTTGCAATTATTCATGCCTGCTGTTTTCCTCAGCTCACTAATCATTATGTTAAGCAGTATTTTGCAAGGTTTTGGGAAAATTATTGTTCCAGCAGTTGGTGTTGGAATCGGACTTGTTGTAAAATGGATAGCAGGAAGCATATTAATTCCGCACTACGCAACAGTGGGTGCGTCAATTTCTACCTGTATTGGTTTGGTTGTTATTCTTTTGATTTGTTATGCGTCGTTAAAACAAACAATCAGAGTACCGTTTGTTGAAAAGAACATGCTCATCAGATTAGTGGCCGCTTTAATCTTAATGGCGATAGTACCATGCTTAATCGAATGGTTAGTGCCGTTTGAAACTAGACTTGGAAGTACGTTTCAAGCAATAATTAGCGCTTTAATCGGTGGCGGGATTTTCTTAGTTTTTGCACTAAGATATAAACTTCTCGGTCCAAAAGATTTCGTTTTTCTTCCGTTCGGCTCAAAGTTACTAGCGCTTAGTAAGCTTGTTGCGCGGAAATAATAATAAAAAGTAGGTGGATAAAATGGCGACAACTATGCGATTAGATAAATATTTAAAAGTTTCTAGATTAATTAAACGCCGTACAGTAGCGAAAGAAGTAGCAGAAAAAGGGCGTATTGCTGTCAATGGTGTTACAGCAAAACCAGGAACCAATGTGAAGTCAGGGGACGAATTAGTCATCCGCTTTGGTCCTAAAATCGTTACAGCAAAAATCGAACGCTTAGAAGAAAATGCAAAGAAAGAACAAGCGACAGAGATGTACACAATTATCAAAGAAGAGCGGACCGACGAAAGCAGATGAAAAAATCGTTTGAAATGGGTTACTAAAGCCGATTTCAAACGATTTTTTAATACCTTAAACAACTTGCAAACAATTTTTCACAAAAAAGTCAAGAAAAAAATCGTAAAAATAGCGGATTCCAATAGACAAATGGCTGATTTATTGATATCATTTTAAACAAGAAACGTTTTTTCTCTACCGAATTTCACAGACAAAAAGCAAATAAGAACATGGGAGGGACGATATATGAAAAAAGCTAAAACAAAAGTAGCGAGAATAGAAAATCGCTACATTAAAGATACTGCAACTATGAATAAAACTCGTAGCCGTCGTCGTATTGCCCTGTTCCGTAGACTTGCTTTTATGGCTGTTATCTTTGCCGTTGTTGGTGGACTGCTAACTATTACCTATACGCAGCAAGTTCTATCACTAAAAGATAAGAAAGAAAAACAAGTAGAAGTAGATAAGAAGATGGTTGCGACTAAAGATGAAGAAGAAGCACTAAATAATCAAATCAAGAAGCTTCATGATGATGATTACATAGCCAAACTAGCTAGAAGCGAATATTATTTATCCAAAGATGGAGAAATTATTTTCAACATACCTGAAGAAAATTCGAAACAAAAAGAGTAAGTCAAAGGTGAATCATCATTCTCCATAATAGAATCAAAGGGAAAAATTAAGTGGTACATTTTTGGAGATTACGAGTTTGACTGTTTGACACTCTTTTTATTATAGCTATAATTAAGCAATAGAGTGATATTTTAAGGAGGACGCATTTTTTTATGTCGATCGAAGTAGGCAACAAGTTACAAGGGAAAGTTACTGGGATTACTAATTTTGGAGCATTTGTGGAGTTGGAAGGTGGCAAAACAGGTTTAGTCCATATTAGTGAGGTTGCAGATAACTATGTTAAGGACATTAATGACATCTTAACTGTAGGGGATGAAGTTACTGTCAAAGTAATGAATATTGGTGATGATGGCAAGATTGGTCTGTCCATTCGTAAAGCAGTAGACCGCCCGGATCGTCCAGAGAAAAGCTATGATCGTAAACCAAAATACAGCAAAAAACCTGCTGGAAACTATGTGAAACCAGCCGAGAGCTTTGAAGATATAATGTCTAAATTCTTGAAAGATAGTGATGAAAGATTAACTACTATCAAACGCCAAACCGAATCTAAACGTGGTGGCCGAGGAGCTAAACGCGGCTAACACCTAAATTAATTGTAAACTATAGAAGGATGCACCGTATTGGCTCATTAATACGGTGCACTTTTTAATAAAGTGTAAGAGCTGAATTTCGAAGGAAGGGTTTCTTGAATGGATGACACCACAAAACGAGTACATAATTATATCGAGAAACATGACTTAATCTGGTCCGATGACAAATTGCTTGTGGCAGTTTCTGGTGGTCCGGATTCTTTGGCGTTACTGCATTTTTTGCAAATGTCTAATTTAGTTCCAAAAAAAGCAATCTCGGTCGCCCATCTTAATCATGGTTTACGAGAAAACGCAATAAAAGAACAACTTATCGTTCGAAATTACTGCGAAAAGCATAAAATACCGTTTTTTATAGAAGAAGTAAACGTGAAAAAGCGTGCTGAAACCATGCAAAAAGGTATTGAAGAAACAGCTCGGTTAGCTAGATATGAATTCTTTGAAAAAATAATGGCCGAGGAAAACATCAATAAACTAGTATTAGCGCATCACGCGGATGATCAAATCGAAACTATCCTTATGCGGCTAGTTCGCGGAAGCTCGAGTATTGGTTGGTCTGGGATTCAACCAAAACGTAGCATGAGAGGCGGCCAGGCAATCCGCCCATTTT from the Listeria seeligeri serovar 1/2b str. SLCC3954 genome contains:
- the mfd gene encoding transcription-repair coupling factor, yielding MKGLQQLIYEQKDIRAVLNSLDEKEKAQLVTGLTGSSRALFASVVEGASKRPVVFVTHNLYHAQKLYDDLLSLMEADRLFLYPADELISSELSISSPELRGQRVEALDFLISGKPGIVIVPVAGLRKMLPPVSLWKHFNISIVEGEEIDPEVLRQQLVTMGYTMSGMVNTPGEFSVRGGIIDIYPITEEFPIRIELFDTEVDSLRFFDVETQRSTSRVEEFRLLPATEIILDQSYYPDIVNRLEKKMMLTLNELKEKEDKQALVENLEEELEMLRSGVKPDMFFKYIGLAYPDPASLFDYFPKNTAILLDEFARILETEESLEKEEAEWQTETLSRMETVRDVQVSHSFKKSLEKNHSPKIYLTLFQKQMASMRVSKTTNIVYKQMQQFHGQMNVLKTELESWHKNNYAVVILAPNLERAEKMQQTLADYDMESTILKKESDVPKYGMVQFVVGTFQNGFELPLAKVAIISESELFNKKAKKVKKRQKLSNAERIQSYSELKVGDYVVHINHGIARYVGMETLDINGVHKDYLLLVYQGEDKLFIPVDQLDLVQKYVGAEGKSPRLNKLGGAEWKRVKKKVQASVQDIADDLIKLYAEREAEKGYAFSPDEEMQREFEDAFPYQETDDQLRSIAEIKKDMERPRPMDRLLVGDVGYGKTEVALRAAFKAIMDGKQVAFLVPTTILAQQHFETMKERFQGFPIEIGLLSRFRTKKQQTETLKGMKSGTVDIVVGTHRLLSKDVEYHDLGLLIVDEEQRFGVTHKEKIKQMRSKIDVLTLTATPIPRTLHMSMLGVRDLSVIETPPANRFPVQTYVAEQNNVLVREAIERELARDGQVYYLYNRVETITQKADEISAMVPDARVAIAHGQMGESELESVILSFLEGEFDVLVTTTIIETGVDIPNVNTLFVQDADRMGLSQLYQLRGRVGRWNRIAYAYFMYQKDKILREEAEKRLSAIKEFTELGSGFKIAMRDLSIRGAGNILGAQQHGFIDSVGFDLYSQMLKEAIEAKKPKEEQKQIVPVEIDIQADAYIPEYYITDGRQKIEMYKRFRNIEGLNDFEELQSDMIDRFGEYPEEVEYLFTMTELKVHALEVGIESVKQEQNKITMLFSESGTASIRGDVVMQIIGEFGRMVGVGMERTQLKITVNVQNKPLKEWLYQVKNLTEKLRGALKEEVASD
- a CDS encoding S1 domain-containing RNA-binding protein, which codes for MSIEVGNKLQGKVTGITNFGAFVELEGGKTGLVHISEVADNYVKDINDILTVGDEVTVKVMNIGDDGKIGLSIRKAVDRPDRPEKSYDRKPKYSKKPAGNYVKPAESFEDIMSKFLKDSDERLTTIKRQTESKRGGRGAKRG
- a CDS encoding FtsB family cell division protein: MKKAKTKVARIENRYIKDTATMNKTRSRRRIALFRRLAFMAVIFAVVGGLLTITYTQQVLSLKDKKEKQVEVDKKMVATKDEEEALNNQIKKLHDDDYIAKLARSEYYLSKDGEIIFNIPEENSKQKE
- the pth gene encoding aminoacyl-tRNA hydrolase — protein: MKLIAGLGNPGKKYERTRHNVGFMVVDELSFRHQTPWKKSKFNGMVSEININGEKMLLVKPLTFMNASGVCIRPLMDYYNIPIEDVLIVYDDLDLPVGKIRLRQKGSAGGHNGMKSIIQHVKTQEFNRIRVGVNRPSHGEVINYVLGDFPKAEQPDIIEAIQKSADAIEDFARTPFIEIMNKYN
- a CDS encoding putative polysaccharide biosynthesis protein translates to MSERSMKRLMKGAAWLTVASLISKILSAVYRVPFQNMVGDVGFYIFQQVYPIYGIAMTLALGGFPVVISKMLAEAEGDLRRQQIIMRAVFRMLRIVSIAIFVFLFLFADIIAMMMGDAALSELIRVISFVFLLMPYLAFMRGFFQSTGEMIPTAISQTIEQIIRVVIILLGAGLALNMGLDLYDAGAMAMSGAIFGGVSGIFVLRHFYNKRLALGQGLQPAVFAEKQEKVGIGRDFLRQSMAICVVSSMLILFQLVDSFQVYRLMSDSGIPDFIAKSLKGIYDRGQPILQLGLVLSTGLALALVPMITAARVQGQQKELKRSILLAIKITLILSSAETVGLIVIMRPLNQMLFQTPDGTFVLQLFMPAVFLSSLIIMLSSILQGFGKIIVPAVGVGIGLVVKWIAGSILIPHYATVGASISTCIGLVVILLICYASLKQTIRVPFVEKNMLIRLVAALILMAIVPCLIEWLVPFETRLGSTFQAIISALIGGGIFLVFALRYKLLGPKDFVFLPFGSKLLALSKLVARK
- a CDS encoding RNA-binding S4 domain-containing protein; this encodes MRLDKYLKVSRLIKRRTVAKEVAEKGRIAVNGVTAKPGTNVKSGDELVIRFGPKIVTAKIERLEENAKKEQATEMYTIIKEERTDESR